The region AGTACAATTGCTAGCATTTCGATCGCAGCGTCGTAATCAACAGACAGCAGGCTCAATCTTACAACCTGAATTTCCCCAACTCTCGGCAGCCCTCAAGCTAGATGAAATTCGCAAGATTGCTAAAACACAAAATGCAACGTTGGTGCAGTATTCGATCGTCGGAGGTGAACAACTCTACATTTGGGTGATTAAGCCCACAGGTGAAGTAATTTTTCGATCGACCCAGCGTAACCCATCTTTCCCTCTAACGGAGTTAGTCCGTGAAAGTCGGTTCGATCTCGGCATACGCGGACGGGCAGGCATTAAAATCTCTCAACAACCCGTCTCCCCCACGAAGACCGATTCCCTCGCCCAACTCTATCAATACCTCATCGCCCCGATCGCCCAAGACTTACCCACTGACCCCAAGCAACGGGTGATTTTCCTACCCCAGGGTGAACTCTTCCTCGTCCCCTTCGCCGCTCTCCCTGATGCCCAAAATCGCCCTCTAATCGAACGTCATACCCTATCTACCGCGCCCTCTATCCAAACCCTAGCGCTTACCCAAACCCTCGCCAACCGTCCCAAAGCATCGGGCAACGCAGTCATCGTCGGTGACCCCACCATGCCAACCTACCAAGGCGAACTGCTTCAGCCACTGCCCGCTGCCCGTCAAGAAGCGATCGCCATCGGTCAGCAACTCAACACCACGCCACTGATCGGTGCCCAAGCCACCAAAGCCACTGTACTGCAACAAATACCCACCGCAAAACTCCTACACTTCGCCACCCATGGCTTACTCGATCCGATTAAAGGGAATATTCCCGGCGCGATCGCCCTTGCACCGGATGGACAGGATAATGGCTTCTTGAGTGCAGCCGAAATTTTCAACTTGCAACTGAATGCAGATTTAGTAGTGCTAAGCGCCTGCGATACCGGGCAGGGAGACATTACAGGCGACGGGGTGATTGGTTTATCTCGATCGTTCATTGCGGCAGGGGCACCCAGCGTTATTGTCTCCCTATGGGCGGTAAATGACCAATCCACCAGCGACTTGATGCAGGAGTTTTACCGACAACTGAAGCAGCAACCTGACAAAGCCCAAGCCCTCCGCCAAGCCATGCTGATCACAAAACAACGCTACCCCGATCCCAGTCACTGGGCTGCATTTACGCTGGTGGGAGAAGCACAGTAATGGAAAGTACAATCTATCGCTGTCAGATTTCTATTATTAGAACAAATGGAAAATACAATGGAAAATACAATAATTTATTATTTTCTTAGATTCATCTCACCGTTCTCTATAGCCAATTCCCCACAAGCACATAGGCCGCCCAAAAGCCAACATGACTGTAGTTAGGATAATTTTTAAGCAGGGTTACTTGGGCACGCCGTAACGCCTCTGCTTTCGTAACTTGGGCATTAGTAACTTGGGCATTAGCTAGTTCGCGATAAAAGGCTCCCATCAACAGTGCGGTGGATGCGTCATCAATGTGCCAAAGGGAGGCGAGGGTGCTCCGTGCGCCTGCTTTGACAGCAACCCCTGCTAGCCCTAGGGTCGCCCGATCGTCTCCCTCTGCCGTTTGGCAGGCGCTTAACACCAAAAGTTCGATCGCTTCTGTCCGGGATTGAGTCCGATTGCGCAAAAGAGAATCCAAGCGTGTCACATTAATAGGGCCATCCGCAGCCAGGATAAAGGTATTTTTAGCTTGGGAACTGAACTGTCCATGGGTCGCTAGATGAACGATATTAAACTTGGCGGAACGAACTTGGGTTTCCAACGCTTGACTGGTAAAGGCTTGATCCAGAAGCTGTTGTGTCGGAATGCCCGCTTTCGCAATCTGCGCAAATTCTGATTTGATTTCAGGCAAGGGCGGAAATTGTTTTTGGAAGGGTAACGGCGGTTCCACTAACCCTGCTGCCAAAACATGGAATCGATCGGGATGTAGCATTGTCGGTGGAAACAATTGCAGCCCAAGGCTTAACGCAACAGCATAATTTTCAACCAAATAATGTTTCCCGTCATAAAGTCCCGCCATGGGAATCTTGCGTAGCGCACCATCCAGAACAAAAACTAAGGTCTTAACCCCCTGCTGCTCTAGATCTGATGCGATCGGTTGAATCAGCCAACGGTAGACTTGATGGGAAAGTTTCTGAATCGTGGCAGTTGCGTCTAATTCTGTGAGATTTTGTTGGAGCTGTTGGAGCGTTTGTTCAACTTCTGATTTAGTGATTTTGATCGTGTGATGATGGAGTGGTTGATTAGGAAGTTTAATAATGACCTCTAACTGGTTGGGTAGGATGATGGGGTAAATCATCGCAACCTTAGAACGACTACGATCGACCAGCTGATCCAATAGAACAGTCTGATGATCTAAACAAGCTTCCCTAAAAAAGTTATCGAGTTCAGCGAGTTGTAATGCTTCAATTCGTTGTCTAGCTTGATCTAAATAATGTTCCGTAGAATTTCCTGGAGGTGATTGCACTAATAACTCTACCGATTCTCGATAGATAGGTTCTACACTGTCTCGAAAGGAGAATTGTACGTCTCGATCGACGGCTACTAAATCTTTCCGAAGTGATTGTAATTCGTTTACCGACGCATCATAGGCAGCAATAGCTTTTGGAATATTTCCTTGCTGTTTCAATAATCGTCCGAGTTGCCAATGCCAACGATAGGTAATCTCTGGGGCATTTAAGGCCTGTGCTACATTTAAGGCTTGTTGTGTAACAGTCTGGGCCATTTTCCACTGTCCAGCTTGTTCATAGAAATCCCCCAGATCGCCTAAGCCGTAAGACTCTGCACGACGATTGCCGAGGTGGTGGGCCTGCTGGGTAACAGTGGTGAGGAGGTCGATCGCAGCTTGCTGGAAGGGCTGAGGAGTAGAGGTTTGGTCGGCCAATTTCATCAACGATCGAGCGAAATGAATTTGGGCATAGAGACTGGACTGGCTGGGAGGAAGTTGAGTGAATTGGGTTTGAATGTCCGGTAGCAGATTTTGTGCAGGGGTAGATTGCTGCTGTTCAACCAGTAGGCTAAATAAATTGACTTGGGCCTGAATTTTCGCGATCGACGTAGTTGCCAGATTTACGGCCTGTTGATAGAACTGACTCGCCGTTTTCCAGTCTTGTTGTGCCCTTGCCGTATTTCCTAACCCGAAATATAGCGCACTGATTTCTTGCCGAATCTCCGGGGTCGATGTTAATTCCTGCACAATCGTGAGCCCCCGTTGTAGGACTTCGCGGGATTGCTCAAGATCCCCCATGGGACGTAGGGTATTTCCCAGCGATCGTAATGCGGTGACCTGAAGGAGGGAAGAAGGCTGATTTTGGAGCAGAGATCGGGATTCGGTCAGGAGGGTCAAGGCTCGTCGATAATAGCCTAGGGTGCGGAGGGCATAGGCTTGGTGAATGCGACTTTGAATCAGTCCATGGGGATTTTTGAGTTGTTGATAAAGCGATGCGACCTGTTCCCAGATTCCGATCGCGGTTTCCGCCTGTCCTGCCTCTAGCTGAAGTCTGCCAGCAATATCGAGTACCTGAGCTAGGATGGGTAAATTTTGGGTTTTAAAATTGCGTATTTGAAACTTGTCGGGACTCTTATTCTCGGTTGTCATTCCTAATAACAACAAGCTTTCAGCCATGGCCTGGTTTGCAGTTTCCCACTGCCCCAATTGTTGATAAACCAGTGCGAGATTACTGAGGCTGACGGCAGTTTTCAGGGAATCGCCTTGCTTTTTGTACGCCTGAATCGCTTGCTGTAAAACCGCGATCGCGTCCGCAAATTGTCCAGCGTCATACAGCGCTTTACCCTGTTCTACCCAAGCTGCCGCAGCAGCCGTCTGGGCGGGAGGAGTGGCAGAGCTGGGCGCGATCGTGAGGCAGACGCTGGCAGTCAGGCTAAAGAGCAGCAATACGGTTGTAAGGGAAGCGGTCGTGAGCGATCGGGTCAGCGATCGATGGATCGATCGGAGGGAAAAGCGCAACATCAGCGGAGACTCCCGAATATCAAGGATGCACTCGATGCTCAGCCTAGCTGAATCGCCTCTAATTTTCAACCCTATCAATCCTTAGTTGGCTGAAGCGTTGACCCAATCTGGGTTGCAAAACGGAGGTGAATAGACAGGGGTGAATAGGCTGAAATTTCTGGCCCTATCAATTCTTAGATAGGTTTATTTCGGAACCTTAATAATCTGTGTAGACAAAGAATCACCATGAACGAAACCCAGAATCGTTTGCTTCTGAAGCTTGACACCTTCCAAAGCCAGTTGGTTGAGTCTATGCGTGAGGGAATCTTGTTGATTTCTGATACCTTAGAACCAACCTATCTCAATTTAAAAGCGAAGGAACTGAATCATCAATTATGGAATGGTTGCGCTCCATTTACCTCTCTGCCTCCCATTTTGTTGAATATTTCCCGTCAACTCTTTAAGCAGTTGCCACCTACGAATGAGCCGTTTGTCCTTGATTATCAAGTGAGTGAAGTACAGATCGTGCGAATTCGAGCCTGCTTATTTACCGATCGTTTGACTCCGGATACCAATGAGTCCGATCGCTGTCCCTATATTTTGGTGTTTCTGGAAGATCGCAACGATCGCTTGGCAGAAGATTTAAGAATTGAGCAACAGCAGTATGATCTGACTGAACGGGAAACTGAAGTGTTACGTCTATTACGTTGTTCCTATTCCTACCAAAATATTGCTGAAACTTTGCATATCAGCTTAAACACAGTGAAGTTTCATGTGAAAAATATTCACTCTAAAAAACGTGGCTGTTTAGAGATTGGAGCTTAGAGTTGGCAGGTAAAATACCCCATTCAAATTACTACGCTACAACGAGCTACTTCCAAATAATAAATACTACTCAGATGTGTGGGACACCATGAATAATCGATCAGCTAAAACAGAATTAAGGAAATAATCAATTACGAATTACTTCCTTAATACTAACCAACCTTGGAGGATTATTTATGTCTCAGGAAAACATCATTCGTGCTTGGAAAGATGCAGATTTTCGCAACAGTTTGAGCACAAAGGAGCGCGCGCTTTTACCGCAAGATCCCGCAGGTATGATTGAACTTTCTGATACTGATCTCAAGCATGTCGGAGGAGGAGCCAAACTTTGTGAACCGACTTGGGGACCTGTTTGTGGAAATGGAAGTACCTGCAAGCCAGAGTAAAACATCCCAGTGAGGAGAATAAATAAACTTTAATTTCCTATGCTTCTCACTGAAAATGTAGTGCTACAACGTTTATCATTTCGAACAACAAATCACGTCAAGATTAAATTGGAGAGAATTTATGTCTCAGGAAAACATCATTCGTGCTTGGAAAGATGCAGATTTTCGCAACAGTTTGAGTCGTGATGCAAAGACTGTATTGCCAGATAATCCGGCAGGACTGATTCAGCTAAATGATACAGAATTGGGTGCGATTAGTGGTGGTCAAATGCCTGATGTGCCTTGGTGCCCAATTGAATGGCGCATCATGTCTAAATGCACGTGTCAATTGAAGTAGTTCTTTGAGTTAGTTCTTTGATGCATAAGGTGATGATTAAACTGGTAACGGTGAATTCATCACCTCAACGCATACACTCTTTGTTCCTGCTTTCAACATTCACCTGAAGGATAATTATGTCTCAAGAAAATGTCATTCGTTTTTGGAAAGACGAGAGTTTTCGGAACCGTTTGAAGGATCGTGATCAGACGGAGTTGCCCGCGCATCCCGCAGGATTGATTCAGTTAAACGATGCCGATTTAGGATCTGTCGCAGGTGGCTTTAATAGCTGTCTTGCAGGCTCCCATCAACCCGTTTGTCAGGATCGGTGCGGCATCTAATTTATCTGCATCCAAGCTATCTGGCACCTTATACCAAATCAACTTGTGATTGCAACACATAACGATCCCCCTAAATCCCCCTTAATAAGGACTTTGAAAGGAATTGGCTGAATTCCCCCCTTAATAAGGGGGGCTAGGGGGGATCGGATCTGTAGCAGTGATAAATCAATTTGGTATTCGTTATCTCATTTTCCAGATGATTGGGTGCTTAGAAAGTTGAATGCCTAGAAAATTGGGTACATAGAAAATGATGGTACGGATTATCTGAAGAATATCCCGGCACCTAGAAAATCCGTACCCTCTTTACTAATATGATATCCCGCAATTCTGTCATCCATCATCGATCGAGTTTACTCAAAAGGCCCCTGTAAAACCTATGAATTATCCTGACTTTACCTCTTCTGACTGGTATCAAGCCATCAGTTTATCCGAACGAGTTACATTATTAAAAGCACCACAGCATAAAATTCTAAATATAGATCGGAAAACCAATGCTAAGCGATATATCGATCGCGATCGAGCACAGCGTTATTACGATCGCTGGAAAGCTCAATCCCCCTTCGATCGAGAGTCCTACTTTGCCCAACGATTAGCCATAGAAGGCATTAACGAAGCAGAATTTTTGCATATTTTGGGTGAATCTACCGCAGCCCTACGCGATCGCCAGACTGAACCGCCCGCTTGGTTAACCAAACTGACCCAAGCCTTTACTCAGCCACTGGCTACGGAACCAATGACCTTTCCAGATGCATTGAAAGAGACGAAAACTCTAGGATTTCTGGAACTGATTGAACCACTGATTCGCCAGGGTCGCGATCGCTTAAACGATGGTATTCAAACACTCATTCAAACCCATTCTGAGTTACCGTTTGATCCAGCGACGATCGAAAACCTATTCTGGGGCCACCTTCCTGGCCTATTGCTGAAGTTAGTCAATCGCACATTAGTACTGGAACTCAACGTAGCGCGTTTACAGGGACTTTTGCAAGGAGAAACCTCCGAAGAACGCTTCCAAAGCTTTACGCAACGGTTACGGCAACGGGATGTCGCCCTCAGTCTTTTACAGGAATATCCTGTCTTAGCAAGACAATTAACCCTTTGCATTGAGAATTGGGCAACGGTGAATTTAGAATTTCTCCAACGCCTTTGCACAGATTGGTCAATAATACGATCGCAATTCACCCCCCATCGCGAGCCAGAATTGCTCACGGAACTCATAGGTGGTGCGGGAGATAGCCATCGTGGGGGACGCAATGTGATGATTGCCAAATTTAGTTCTGGCTTTTCCATTGTTTATAAACCTCGATCGCTGTCCCTCGATCGCCATTTTCAGGAACTTCTGCAATGGATTAATCAACGGGGCGATCATGCTCCCTTTAAATTATTGAATCTCTGCGATCGGGGTCACTATGGGTGGGTCGAATTCATCACCGCCCAACCCTGTAGCACAGAAGCCGAAATTCAGCGATTTTACCAGCGTCAAGGCGGCTATTTAGCGATTCTGTACGCCTTAGAAGCCGTTGATTTCCACCATGAAAACCTAATTGCAGCAGGTGAATATCCCATCTTGCTCGATTTAGAAGCGTTGTTTCATCCTCATATTGATGAACCAGATGCCCAACAAGCCGATCAGCTAGCCGATCGTACGTTGTATCACTCTGTCTATGGCATTGGCCTACTTCCCCACCGGATTTGGTCTAATCGTCAAGCAGAAGGCATTGATATTAGCGGTCTAGGGTCTGCCGCTGGCCAATTGACACCCCACGAGGTCATTCATTGGGAAGGAGTGGGTACCGATGAAATGCGGCTGATTCGCAAGCGCATTGAATTGTCGGAGGAGCAGAACCGCCCCACCCTGAATGGAGAAGCCGTGAACGCAGCGGATTATGCAGAGGCCATTACCACTGGATTTACACAAATTTATCAATTGCTGTGTCAATATCGCGAGGAACTCCTAGCAGAACCCAGTCCACTCACACCATTTGCGAACGACACAATCCGAGTCATTGTACGTGCAACCCGTACCTATGGTCTGTTACTACTGGAAAGTTTCCATCCCGATGTTTTGCGTAATGCCCTAGATCGCGATCGTTTGCTGGATCGTCTCTGGCTGGCCGTTGAACAGAGTCCTTATTTAGCGCAGTTAATTTCCTTTGAGCAGGAAGATCTACGCAATGGGGACATTCCCCTGTTCACCACACGCCCCAATTCTCGCGATCTCTGGACAAGTTCTGGGGTGCGCATTCCAGATTTTTTAGAGCAAACCAGTTTGGCATCTGTGCAGGATCGGCTACGGCAGTTGAGTGAATCAGATTTGGTGCGACAACGCTGGATTATTCAGGCTTCCTTGACTTCGCTGTCCCTAGGAATGGAGTTGGAGTCACCCAGTCCAGAATTGCCCCAAGCCCCTGTCCACTCCCCTTTTACACCATCAGAGCAAGGGCTTAATCGCGATCGTGTACTCACTGCGGCCTGTGCCATTGGCGATCGCTTAGAAACACTGGCCTTACGGGGAACAGAGGATGTGGCTTGGATTGGCTTAAGCTGCGTCAATGAGCGCCATTGGTCGGTGGCTCCCTTGGGGTTAGATGTGTATGATGGCCTGCCGGGAGTCCTGCTGTTTCTGGCCTATCTGGGAGCTATCACCCAGGAAAACCGCTATACAGAGTTAGCTCAAGCCACATTAGTGACAGTGCAACGAAAAATTGAGCGGTACTCTTCGCAAATGTATCAAATTGGTGGATTAACTGGATGGGGTGGCATTATTTATGTGTTGACGCATTTAGGTCAATTATGGCAACAATCTGCGTTGATGACGGAAGCTGAGGCAATTGTTCAGCACATTCCAGATTGGATTCATCAAGATGAAGTGTTTGATGTAATTGGTGGTGCTGCAGGTTGCATTGGTGGTTTACGATCGCTCTACTCTTGCAATCCTTCCGAGCTAACGTTGAATGTTGCAATTCAATGTGGCGATCATCTCCTTCGCATGGCCCAACCGCAAACCCATGGAATTGGCTGGCCCAGTAGCCGTCAATCCTCCAAACCGTTAACAGGCTTTTCCCACGGCAACGCAGGCATAGCTTGGGCTTTGCTAGAACTGGCAGCACTGAGCGGAGAGTCCCGATTTCGGACAGCGGCCCTAGGTGCGATCGCCTATGAGCGCCATTTATTTTCACCGGAGCGGAGGAATTGGCCGGATCTACGAGAGTTTGCCCACTCGGTAAAGACAGGACGACAAGACCGCATGAACTTTATGACAGCTTGGTGCCACGGTGCACCTGGAATTGGCCTAGGGCGGCTCCAGTGTTTGCCCCATCTTCAGGCAGCGCAGGTGGATGATGGACAGATTCAGGCAGAAATTGAAGCCGCGATCGCCACGACGTTGGCCCAGGGCTTTGGGGGCAATCACTCTCTCTGTCATGGCAGTTTGGGCAATCTGGATTTGCTGTTGCAGGCACGGGATACTTTGCAAAAAGCGCAGTTACAGCCTCAGATCGATCGTCTAGCGGAGCAGATTCTCGACAGCATTCAATGCCAGGGTTGGCAGTGTGGCATCCCCTTAGGCGTGGAATCCCCAGGATTAATGACAGGGTTAGCGGGCATTGGCTACGGGTTGCTGCGTCTAGCGGCCCCCAGTCAAGTTCCCTCCATCTTGGTGCTGGCCCCCCCAAAACCCGCCGCTATAGACCCATTGTCCGTTCCATCGATCGTGCCGTTACAAAGGAGCCGATGATGCTATCGCCTAAAGCCACTCAATCCACGGCTCCAATTCCAAAGGTTACACGTTCTATTTTTCGTGAGGACGCCGTTCGTAATTATGTTGCTGGACAAGAGACAACCGTATTGCCTCGCATAGTTTCACCATGTACCTTTACCTATCTCTGGGCGTTACTAGGTGTGTTGGGTATCAGTAGCACGATCGCTTGGCTAACTAAACTTCCGGTCTATCTAAATCATGAGCACTTTCAAGCCCCTTCAAAACCGTCCCCTTCACAGTCGGCCCCATCAAACCCACACCCGTCAAAACCACACACCTCAAAGCCAGACTGTACGGCTGGCGTGGCTCCCAGGGGGATTTCGCCAACTCCGCGATAGATTGCGCCGACAGCCACCACGCGTCCCTGTGCGGCTTCAGTTAAACGCCGTTGAATGTGGTGCAGCCTGTCTAGCGATGATTCTCAGTTACTATGGCAGACAAACCCAGGTCAGTGAATGTAGAGAGTTCATCGGAGTCGATCGGGATGGAGTGACCGCAGAAACGATCGTCCAAGCGGCTCGGCATTATGGACTGCGCGTCAAAGCCTATTCGGTACAGAGCCTACTTGATTTTCGCTATGTGCCCCTACCGGCGATCGCCCATTGGAATTTTCAACACTTTGTTGTGGTTGAACGCTGGACACCTCAACGGATTGACATTATCGATCCGGGTAGCGGGCGCTGTCGGTTAACCGCTACAGAATTTGCGGCGGCTTTTACTGGGGTGGTCATGACCTTAGAACCGGGCAGCCAGTTTACTGCGCAGTCCCAGCAGCCATTGATGCGATGGCAGGACTACTTAGGACAGTATTTGCTCCATACACCAGGGCTGTGGCTACAAATTGTAGCGACTTCACTGTTATTACAAGGCTTAGGGCTAGCACTGCCGATTTTGACCCAACTATTAATCGATCGAGTATTACCGCTTCAGCTAACCAGCATAATGCCAATTTTGGCGATCGGGATGGTAATTTTGCTGTTAACGCAGTTGATTACGAGCTATTTACGGGGAGCACTGCTGATCTACTTACAGGCGCGCATTGACATCAAAATGATGCTGGGATTTTTTGAGCATCTCCTAACCTTACCCTTTCGCTTTTTTGAACAGCGCACCACCGGCGACTTACTAATGCGCCTCAGTAGTAATGCAATTATCCGTGAGACCTTGACCAGCCAAACTTTATCGATCGTTCTCGATGGGCTATTTGTCCTGGGCTATTTGCTGGTGTTGCTGGTACAGTCGCCATGGTTTGGAGGACTCGTTTTGTTCTTGGGGCTGTTGCAGGTGGGGGTCATCTGGGGAACGACACGATCGATGCATGACCTAACCCAACGGGATCTCTGGGCACAGGCAGAGTCCCAGGGCTATCTGGTGGAAGTGTTGAGTGGCATCCAAACTCTGAAAGCCTGCGGTGCAGAGGATCGAGCCTTTGATCACTGGTCTACGTTATTTTACAAACAACTCAATGTATCCCTGCAACGTAATCATTTAGCTACGATCGTGGATACTGCGATGTTGTGTCTACGGACGTTATCCCCTCTCATCCTATTGTGGTTGGGTGCTCAATTAGTGTTGAGTCATCTGATGAGTTTAGGGATGATGCTCGCGCTCAATGCGATCGCAGCAGCTTTTTTGATGCCATTATCTTCCCTAATCTCCAATACCCAACGGTTGCAATTAGTAGGTGCCCACCTCGATCGATTACAGGATGTTTGGATGGCTCAGCCGGAGCAGGATTGCCAGGAAGGACAACTTGCGCCCCCCCTAACCGGACAGATTGAGTTGAAGCAGGTCAGTTTTCGCTATAATCCCCAGGCTCCATGGGTCTTACAAGGCATTTCCATCACCATTCAACCAGGGCAAAAAATTGCGTTAGTAGGTCGATCGGGATCAGGCAAAAGCACCCTAGCAAAATTACTCTTGGGCCTATACGGGCCTACTAGCGGTGAAATTCTCTATGATGGCATCCCCCTGGCAGAGTTGAATTGGCGGAGTTTGCGCCGTCAGTTTGGGGTTGTGCTCCAGGAACCGTTTTTATTCAGTGGATCGATTCGCCACAATATTGCGGTGAATCATCCCAATCTCCCCTTGGCGCAGGTACAGCAAGCGGCTCAATTAGCCATGCTCCATGATGAAATTTTACGATTGCCCATGGGCTATGAAACCCGGGTAGCGGAGGGGGGGACAGGATTATCTGGGGGGCAGCGCCAACGGCTCGCGATCGCCCGCGCCATTGCGCACCAGCCCGCGATTTTACTGCTAGACGAAGCGACGAGTCATCTGGATGGCCTGACGGAAAGTTGGGTCGAGCAAAATTTAAGCCAGTTGACCTGTACGCGCATTGT is a window of Alkalinema sp. FACHB-956 DNA encoding:
- a CDS encoding mersacidin/lichenicidin family type 2 lantibiotic, with the protein product MSQENIIRAWKDADFRNSLSRDAKTVLPDNPAGLIQLNDTELGAISGGQMPDVPWCPIEWRIMSKCTCQLK
- a CDS encoding CHAT domain-containing protein — protein: MLRFSLRSIHRSLTRSLTTASLTTVLLLFSLTASVCLTIAPSSATPPAQTAAAAAWVEQGKALYDAGQFADAIAVLQQAIQAYKKQGDSLKTAVSLSNLALVYQQLGQWETANQAMAESLLLLGMTTENKSPDKFQIRNFKTQNLPILAQVLDIAGRLQLEAGQAETAIGIWEQVASLYQQLKNPHGLIQSRIHQAYALRTLGYYRRALTLLTESRSLLQNQPSSLLQVTALRSLGNTLRPMGDLEQSREVLQRGLTIVQELTSTPEIRQEISALYFGLGNTARAQQDWKTASQFYQQAVNLATTSIAKIQAQVNLFSLLVEQQQSTPAQNLLPDIQTQFTQLPPSQSSLYAQIHFARSLMKLADQTSTPQPFQQAAIDLLTTVTQQAHHLGNRRAESYGLGDLGDFYEQAGQWKMAQTVTQQALNVAQALNAPEITYRWHWQLGRLLKQQGNIPKAIAAYDASVNELQSLRKDLVAVDRDVQFSFRDSVEPIYRESVELLVQSPPGNSTEHYLDQARQRIEALQLAELDNFFREACLDHQTVLLDQLVDRSRSKVAMIYPIILPNQLEVIIKLPNQPLHHHTIKITKSEVEQTLQQLQQNLTELDATATIQKLSHQVYRWLIQPIASDLEQQGVKTLVFVLDGALRKIPMAGLYDGKHYLVENYAVALSLGLQLFPPTMLHPDRFHVLAAGLVEPPLPFQKQFPPLPEIKSEFAQIAKAGIPTQQLLDQAFTSQALETQVRSAKFNIVHLATHGQFSSQAKNTFILAADGPINVTRLDSLLRNRTQSRTEAIELLVLSACQTAEGDDRATLGLAGVAVKAGARSTLASLWHIDDASTALLMGAFYRELANAQVTNAQVTKAEALRRAQVTLLKNYPNYSHVGFWAAYVLVGNWL
- a CDS encoding peptidase domain-containing ABC transporter gives rise to the protein MSTFKPLQNRPLHSRPHQTHTRQNHTPQSQTVRLAWLPGGFRQLRDRLRRQPPRVPVRLQLNAVECGAACLAMILSYYGRQTQVSECREFIGVDRDGVTAETIVQAARHYGLRVKAYSVQSLLDFRYVPLPAIAHWNFQHFVVVERWTPQRIDIIDPGSGRCRLTATEFAAAFTGVVMTLEPGSQFTAQSQQPLMRWQDYLGQYLLHTPGLWLQIVATSLLLQGLGLALPILTQLLIDRVLPLQLTSIMPILAIGMVILLLTQLITSYLRGALLIYLQARIDIKMMLGFFEHLLTLPFRFFEQRTTGDLLMRLSSNAIIRETLTSQTLSIVLDGLFVLGYLLVLLVQSPWFGGLVLFLGLLQVGVIWGTTRSMHDLTQRDLWAQAESQGYLVEVLSGIQTLKACGAEDRAFDHWSTLFYKQLNVSLQRNHLATIVDTAMLCLRTLSPLILLWLGAQLVLSHLMSLGMMLALNAIAAAFLMPLSSLISNTQRLQLVGAHLDRLQDVWMAQPEQDCQEGQLAPPLTGQIELKQVSFRYNPQAPWVLQGISITIQPGQKIALVGRSGSGKSTLAKLLLGLYGPTSGEILYDGIPLAELNWRSLRRQFGVVLQEPFLFSGSIRHNIAVNHPNLPLAQVQQAAQLAMLHDEILRLPMGYETRVAEGGTGLSGGQRQRLAIARAIAHQPAILLLDEATSHLDGLTESWVEQNLSQLTCTRIVIAHRLSTIRNADLILVIDQGTIVEQGTHGQLLAQQGHYAALVHSSEIEPLTRNQPVQESTC
- a CDS encoding LuxR family transcriptional regulator, encoding MNETQNRLLLKLDTFQSQLVESMREGILLISDTLEPTYLNLKAKELNHQLWNGCAPFTSLPPILLNISRQLFKQLPPTNEPFVLDYQVSEVQIVRIRACLFTDRLTPDTNESDRCPYILVFLEDRNDRLAEDLRIEQQQYDLTERETEVLRLLRCSYSYQNIAETLHISLNTVKFHVKNIHSKKRGCLEIGA
- a CDS encoding mersacidin/lichenicidin family type 2 lantibiotic, which produces MSQENIIRAWKDADFRNSLSTKERALLPQDPAGMIELSDTDLKHVGGGAKLCEPTWGPVCGNGSTCKPE
- a CDS encoding type 2 lanthipeptide synthetase LanM family protein gives rise to the protein MNYPDFTSSDWYQAISLSERVTLLKAPQHKILNIDRKTNAKRYIDRDRAQRYYDRWKAQSPFDRESYFAQRLAIEGINEAEFLHILGESTAALRDRQTEPPAWLTKLTQAFTQPLATEPMTFPDALKETKTLGFLELIEPLIRQGRDRLNDGIQTLIQTHSELPFDPATIENLFWGHLPGLLLKLVNRTLVLELNVARLQGLLQGETSEERFQSFTQRLRQRDVALSLLQEYPVLARQLTLCIENWATVNLEFLQRLCTDWSIIRSQFTPHREPELLTELIGGAGDSHRGGRNVMIAKFSSGFSIVYKPRSLSLDRHFQELLQWINQRGDHAPFKLLNLCDRGHYGWVEFITAQPCSTEAEIQRFYQRQGGYLAILYALEAVDFHHENLIAAGEYPILLDLEALFHPHIDEPDAQQADQLADRTLYHSVYGIGLLPHRIWSNRQAEGIDISGLGSAAGQLTPHEVIHWEGVGTDEMRLIRKRIELSEEQNRPTLNGEAVNAADYAEAITTGFTQIYQLLCQYREELLAEPSPLTPFANDTIRVIVRATRTYGLLLLESFHPDVLRNALDRDRLLDRLWLAVEQSPYLAQLISFEQEDLRNGDIPLFTTRPNSRDLWTSSGVRIPDFLEQTSLASVQDRLRQLSESDLVRQRWIIQASLTSLSLGMELESPSPELPQAPVHSPFTPSEQGLNRDRVLTAACAIGDRLETLALRGTEDVAWIGLSCVNERHWSVAPLGLDVYDGLPGVLLFLAYLGAITQENRYTELAQATLVTVQRKIERYSSQMYQIGGLTGWGGIIYVLTHLGQLWQQSALMTEAEAIVQHIPDWIHQDEVFDVIGGAAGCIGGLRSLYSCNPSELTLNVAIQCGDHLLRMAQPQTHGIGWPSSRQSSKPLTGFSHGNAGIAWALLELAALSGESRFRTAALGAIAYERHLFSPERRNWPDLREFAHSVKTGRQDRMNFMTAWCHGAPGIGLGRLQCLPHLQAAQVDDGQIQAEIEAAIATTLAQGFGGNHSLCHGSLGNLDLLLQARDTLQKAQLQPQIDRLAEQILDSIQCQGWQCGIPLGVESPGLMTGLAGIGYGLLRLAAPSQVPSILVLAPPKPAAIDPLSVPSIVPLQRSR
- a CDS encoding mersacidin/lichenicidin family type 2 lantibiotic; the protein is MSQENVIRFWKDESFRNRLKDRDQTELPAHPAGLIQLNDADLGSVAGGFNSCLAGSHQPVCQDRCGI